A part of Desulfotomaculum nigrificans DSM 574 genomic DNA contains:
- the ald gene encoding alanine dehydrogenase encodes MIVGVPKEIKNNENRVAITPAGVQALVHNGHRVVIENNAGLGSGISNEDYIAAGAEILDTAKDVFAQADMIMKVKEPLPAEYDLFKEGQLLFTYLHLAPEPELTAALLKKKVTGIAYETIQLDNGALPLLSPMSEVAGRMSIQVGAHFLEKTNGGQGILLGGVAGVPAANVVILGGGIVGTSAAKMAMGLGADVTILDVNIDRLRYLDDLFGGRIHTLMSNSYNIAEAVKKADLLVGCVLIPGARTPRLVTEEMVKTMKPGSVIVDVAIDQGGSIETIDRVTTHDNPTFEKYGVIHYSVANMPGAVARTSTFALTNATMPYALQLANKGWLQAVKDNRALAKGVNVVNGCCTYKAVADALKLEYTPLERIIG; translated from the coding sequence ATGATTGTCGGAGTACCTAAGGAAATAAAAAATAATGAGAACCGGGTGGCCATTACCCCGGCTGGCGTGCAAGCCCTGGTTCATAACGGGCATCGGGTAGTTATTGAAAACAATGCCGGTCTTGGCAGTGGTATCAGCAATGAAGATTACATTGCTGCCGGTGCTGAAATCCTTGACACAGCCAAAGATGTTTTTGCTCAGGCAGACATGATTATGAAGGTTAAAGAACCTCTACCGGCTGAATATGACTTGTTTAAAGAAGGCCAACTGTTGTTTACCTACTTGCACCTGGCTCCTGAGCCGGAGCTTACTGCTGCTCTGCTGAAAAAGAAGGTAACCGGCATAGCTTATGAAACCATTCAATTAGACAACGGTGCGCTGCCCCTGCTGTCTCCCATGTCTGAAGTAGCCGGCCGGATGTCTATTCAAGTGGGTGCTCATTTCCTGGAAAAAACCAATGGCGGACAGGGTATCTTACTGGGTGGTGTAGCCGGTGTGCCCGCTGCTAATGTAGTAATCCTGGGCGGCGGTATTGTTGGTACCAGTGCAGCTAAGATGGCCATGGGTCTAGGTGCTGACGTTACCATCTTAGATGTTAATATTGACCGGCTGCGTTATCTGGATGATTTGTTTGGCGGTCGTATCCATACACTCATGTCCAACAGCTACAACATCGCTGAGGCAGTTAAGAAGGCTGACCTGCTGGTTGGCTGTGTGCTGATTCCCGGTGCCAGAACTCCTCGTTTAGTGACTGAGGAAATGGTTAAAACCATGAAGCCCGGTTCAGTAATTGTAGACGTAGCCATTGACCAGGGTGGTTCCATTGAAACCATTGACCGGGTAACTACCCATGACAATCCTACCTTCGAAAAATACGGTGTAATTCATTATTCCGTAGCCAACATGCCCGGTGCTGTTGCTCGTACTTCCACCTTTGCCTTAACCAATGCTACCATGCCCTATGCCCTGCAGTTGGCCAATAAAGGTTGGCTCCAGGCGGTCAAAGATAACCGAGCACTGGCTAAGGGTGTTAACGTAGTTAATGGTTGCTGCACCTACAAGGCTGTGGCAGATGCCCTTAAACTGGAATACACTCCGCTGGAAAGAATTATCGGCTAG